The following nucleotide sequence is from Methanolinea sp..
AATATTGTTTCAGAAGCGCCGTCGATAAAAACCTCTATTGAACTGTACGGAAACGAGACATATTTTGACCAGCATGTTGAAATGTATAAAACGATAATCCGTGAGAGTTATGCAGTAAAGCAATCCATGCTTGAAAATATCGATCAAACCCCTCTCGATATTATTCCTTCAGATATCGCATTGTGCTGGGCATATGACCTTAACTGGTCTCCGCGGCCGGTAATCCAGTCATACTCTGCATATACAGAATACCTTGATGGAATCAACGGCCTCCATTTTTCAGACCGCGACCTGGCGCCTCAAAAAATTCTGTACGGACCGTACGCATCAATAGATGGGCGATACCTTCTCTTTGATGAACCTGCCACATTTCAGGCAGTTTTTAATAACTATTCATTCGAGGACCGGTCGGGCGGGTTTATTCTTTTAAACCATTCGGGCAGACCCGATGATGAACAGCCGGAACAGGTTTTATTGACAGAGACGGGAAAATTGGGAGAAGCCGTCAGAATCCCTGAATATTACGGGCAGCTGTATGGACATATCGATATACAGCACAGCATGTTCGGAAATATCATGGCTACCCTGTACAAACCAAAACCCCTGTTTATCAAATTCAGGATGAAGAACGGTGAAACTTCGCCAGAATATCGTTTCATTCCCGGAAATGCAAAGGATGGACTGTTTTTAACACAATATGTTCCCGATATAGATACATTGGCATGGATTTTTCAGGGAAATCTGATCAACAATGTTGATACCATTACCATCCAAACAGATCATCCGGAGTATTATAAGGAAGATTTTGTAATAACGTATACCGGAAAACCGTACTTCCTTTCACCCGACATCCACCTGGTTTACCTGCCATTGAATTTTGTAAAAACCCTGCCAGAACAGACGTTTTTTACGTCTTTTGGCACAATTGGTACCGTCACCAAACCAATCCTCTTCGAACATTCGATGGAAGGCGGCTCTCAAATCCTTGTCGAAAATGTTCATCTCGGCCAGAATGATTCACTGCTGTTTGATGTTGCGATGGATCCCAAGACCTGGTCACCTGACAAAGGAAACGGGGTTGTATTTGAAATCTGGATTAGTACAAACGTTTCCCGGGATAAAATTTTCACGGAACACATAAGTCCCCAACACAACCCTGAAGAACGGAAATGGAATAATTTTATCGTCGATCTATCGGAATATGGTGGAGAGACGGTCTCCTTTATGCTTTCGACATCACCTGGACCGGATAACGATATGTCATATGACTGGGCATGGTGGGGCGATCCAAGGATCAAGAGAGGTTCCTGAAATTATTCCGGGAAAAGAACTAACTTCGCCACTTTTTTCGTAGGTTCCATAAAATTTTAGACGGCTTAACCCAATTCGCCAGGAACAATTTTCAAGTGATCTGGAGTCTCCGGGCAGACAGTCGGTTGGACGGAGTGAAATAAACCCGTTCCTTATTATCTCCATATTCAAACTGAGGCGAATCAAGCGTGAGCTATTATCTTGATTACGCGTAAAAGAAAATACGGTTAACCCGGCGTGAATCGCCCAGGATACAGGAGATCTCAACCGGGAAGGGAGACCTATCCCGGAATTGAGATGCAGGGGTCAGGTACATTGGAATCATAATGAAGGCTTAAGACCCTCCTTTTTCCATGGCATTATAGATCGGAATGCAGCGGGAGAAGGTCCAGAAGCTCTTTTCTCAACTGGTTATACCCGATCCGTTGCAGGAACCCGCGCCGTCCGCTCTCCCGGGTTTGTTTTCCCGGGTCTTTGCATCCTCCTGAGTATGGCACCGGTATGACGAGACACGATGTGTATCTTCCGCGTTAATGAGTCCACTCGATGATCTTGATATCAGGACCGATTGCCTTGATGATGCAGTCCCTCATGTCGGCATAATGGGGGCAGGGATAACCGATAGGGTTTCCCCTGGTGATGCACGATGCAAACACGATCGCCTCTGCTCCCCGTTCGACCATCATTTTTGCCCGGGGGATGGCCCTCTTCCCCGGGCACCCGCCACAGGTCACGAACCCGACTATGTCAACAGGCCCGGTTTCCCGGAATGCGCCTTTTCCCTCCCTGGTCACGGTGAAATCCATGGTCGCCGGGCACATATCCTCGGTCATCATGCAACGGATGATACCTATTTTCATACGGTGAAATCTCCCGGCATGGCGATAATTCCTTTCATGGTAACCGTAAATCCCGGCCCCTGTCGGAGCGGTGGAGTCTTTTAATAATTGCTTGAAATCCCTTCAAACCATCCAATTCGGGGAGACTCCCACCCTACCCCCAGATAGGATCTTCACCGAACCGTTCCATCCAGAAATCCGCGGGGCTCTGCTCGAGGTCCTGTGCGAGATCCTCGATCCGGAACGAGAAAACATGGTTCGTGCAGTAATCGAGCAGGAGATCGTAGGCCTTCTTGACGCGGATCGTCATCTCGTGCGCAGCCGCCGGATCCTTCCGGGATACATCGGGATGCCAGGTCCTGATCTGTTCGTGGTATTTCTGCCGGATTTCGTTCAGGGAGGCCTGTTCCGGGATTCCCAGCACATCAGCCGCCTCTCTGAGGACCGCAGGGGTGACATCGGCCATATACGATCTGTATCGTTCATCCAGCGATAATAGTTCGTGGTGCAAACGATCCCTTTTTGCTGATGGTTGTTGCAGATCTTCTCAAGACAGATGACCATCGATAAAAGACCACTCATTTATCTCAACAACGCTGCGACCAGCTGGCCAAAACCCCCCGGGGTGCTGGCAGCGATTGCACAATCCCTCTCCCTCCCGGTTTTTGGTTCAGGGAGGACAACCGGGACCCAGGGGGAGGATTACATCACCCGGGCCCGGGAGGGCCTCTCCGCTTTCCTGGGAGGAGAACTTCCCGAACACCTTGTTTTCACCCATAACGCAACGGATTCACTGAACATCCTCGTATCCGGGTTCCTGGCCGGAATAAATGAAGAATGCCATGTCCTCACCACGGCACTGGATCACAACTCCGTGCTCCGTCCACTCCACGAATACCAGCAGCAGCACCGGATACGGCTGGACATCGTTCCCTTCGAAGACTGTTATGTTCCGCCGGAATCAATCGAAGCCTCCATCCGGCCCGATACCAGGCTCATGGTCATGACCCATGGAAGCAACGTTCTCGGCTCAGTCCAGGACATCAGGACAATCGGGGAGATCCTGCACGACCACGGGATCTACTTTATCGTGGACGGTGCCCAGACTGCCGGCCATGTTCCTGTCGACCTGAAGAACCTGCCGGTTGATGCCTTCGTCTTCACCGGCCATAAGGGCCTGCTCGGAGTCCCGGGAACGGGAGGATTTTACATCAAGGATCCGGATGCAGTCGCACCC
It contains:
- a CDS encoding CGGC domain-containing protein, with amino-acid sequence MKIGIIRCMMTEDMCPATMDFTVTREGKGAFRETGPVDIVGFVTCGGCPGKRAIPRAKMMVERGAEAIVFASCITRGNPIGYPCPHYADMRDCIIKAIGPDIKIIEWTH
- a CDS encoding J domain-containing protein — protein: MADVTPAVLREAADVLGIPEQASLNEIRQKYHEQIRTWHPDVSRKDPAAAHEMTIRVKKAYDLLLDYCTNHVFSFRIEDLAQDLEQSPADFWMERFGEDPIWG
- a CDS encoding aminotransferase class V-fold PLP-dependent enzyme, which encodes MTIDKRPLIYLNNAATSWPKPPGVLAAIAQSLSLPVFGSGRTTGTQGEDYITRAREGLSAFLGGELPEHLVFTHNATDSLNILVSGFLAGINEECHVLTTALDHNSVLRPLHEYQQQHRIRLDIVPFEDCYVPPESIEASIRPDTRLMVMTHGSNVLGSVQDIRTIGEILHDHGIYFIVDGAQTAGHVPVDLKNLPVDAFVFTGHKGLLGVPGTGGFYIKDPDAVAPVRFGGTGTDSFSLLHPREMPERFEIGTHNYPGLAALAAGVEFISKTGLASVREKAERQTAFLIRELKQEENMTIYNGHPDLPIIAFNIKGFQNDDVGFMLARGYRIIGRTGLHCAPLVHKAIDGGEGSVRLSHSWFTTDEECRIAADAIRRIARNADSTVGQA